The DNA window CCCAGCCCGCGCGGCACAAACCGCGCCAGCACCACACCGTGCCGCGAGACGTGCAGCAGCGACGGGTTGTACTCCTCGACCAGCCAGAACGAGCCGTCCGGCGCGACCACGAGGCCCTCGGTGTCGACACCGTTCGGGTTGAACGGCAACGGCGTCGAGGCGTCGTAGGTGTACGGGCTCTCGTCGTGCGTCAGCTGGTTCGACATCCCCGTCACCGGCCGACCAGCACGCGTCCGCAGCGGAAGAGCCTCCACCACGCGCAGCTTCCCGTGCGCGACCCGGACTCGCACGATCGTCGGGTCGAACGCCGGCACCGGGAACGTGCGCCTGTTCTTGCCGTCGACCTCGATCAGCCCGTTCGGCCCGCGGTCAGTGACCATCCAGTACTCGTCAGACCGCCGCGCCGGGTACAGGTCGCTGCCGATGCCGCCGAGGTCGACGCCGCGGTCGTTGGCGATCGAGTGCGGAAGCTCCCTGTTCTGGAACGACGCGAGCCCGATGTCGGGCAGCGTCGCGAACGACGCCTTCGGCGCGGGGCGAGCGCTCGCGACGGGAGTAGCCGCGATCAGGGCGAAGCTCGCCAGGAGGGCGAGGGTGAGGGCAACGGAACCAGGCAGTCTGCGCACCGTCGCAAGCTAGGAGCGTCAGACGTCTGTCGAATGGCCCGGTGGTGGCGGAGCAGTGAACGGTCAGTCCGGGTCCGACCAAGCCGTCGCCTGGGACTCCCCCGCGACGGCGTACCCCGCGTCCTCCAGCCGCTCGCGCGCGGTCCGGTCGACGCCGGCCAGCGCGCCGTACTGGCTCACCAGCAGCCGCCCACCCGGCTCGAGCAGGTCGTCGACGACGTGGCGGATCAGGTCCATCCGGCGGTGTTCCGGAACGCAGTCCACCAGGGTGTGGACGAACGTGAACCGCCGCCCGTTCGACGGCACGTAGTCGATCGCGTTGCCGACCTCGATCCGGTCCGCCCACGCGGGATAGCGCTTGCGGGCGAGCTCGACGAGACCCTCGGCGAGGTCCACGCCGTACGGCTCGATCGCGATGCCCCGTTCGCCGGCCCAGGTCTGGATGGTCTCCATCAGCAAGCCGTTGGCACAGCCGATGTCGAGCAGCGTCCCGTCCCGGTCGATGCCGTCGACGATGTGTTCGCGATGCGCTCGCCACTTCTCCGGCGAGCCGGCCATCCCGGATCCGCCCTCGGCCGTGGGCTCGCGCAGGTACGCGGGCTCGAGCAGCCGCAGGTTGTTCGCGTAGTAGGCGGCGTCGTCCTCGTTCCGGTACGAACGCGCCGCGTCCAGCACCACCCGCGACAGCAACGGGTCGGCCAGCTTGGCCGCGAGGTCCTCCGCGGTCAGGACCACCGGGTCGATGGCGGCGTGCGGACGTTCGCCGCGGTACGGGGCCGCACCTTCCAGCCAGGCGTAGACATGCAGCCCGTCGTCGAGCGGCGCCGAGCCGATCGGCACGACGCGCTGCATCCGGAACGCGGCGGTCTCCAACGGGATGCGCAGGCTGGAATCGAGAATCCAGTGCTCGCCCCGCAACACCGCACCGGTCGGAAGTGTCACCGACGTGGAGGTGGGGATGGCACAGCACAGCCCGTCGTTGCGGAACGGGACGAAGGTCAGTTGGCGGACGAGAGCGGGATCGGGGTCACTGTCGAGTGCGGTGTACGCCATGAACGCGAGCCTGGCAACGATCTACGGAACGCGCATTCCATTTACCTCCGCCATCACGCTGCGAACGGCTTGCAAGCCGTTGTCCCGCTATCGTTCGCGGCGAAACCGACACGAGGGGTGAAAGTGATCAGAACGAGAAGGTTTCTCGCGATCGGCGCCTCGGCAGCCCTGATCGCCGCCGCGTTCGCCAGCGCGGTGCCGGCCTCCGCGACGGGGCCGGATCCGAAGACCCGGCAGGAGCAGTACGCGAAGGCGGCCGAGCAGTACGGAGTGCCGCAGGACGTCCTGCTCGCGGTCTCGTACCTCGAGTCGCGCTGGGACACCAACGCCGGCAACCCGTCCACCAGCGCCGGCTTCGGCCCGATGCACCTCACCGACTACACCGCGGCCGGCGTCGGCGGCGACCACCACGGCGAGGGCATCGAGGACCCGCGAGGCGATGCCCGCCGCCCGCTCGTCGCGACGAAGGCCAACGTCAAGACCGAACACGAGCCGCTCGCGAAGGAGACGCTCGACCAGGCCGCCGAGCTGACCGGACGGACCGTGCAGGACCTCCGGTCCAAGCCAGCGGCGAACATCGCCGGCGGCGCCGCGCTGCTCGCCGACTTCCAGCAGCAGCTCGGTCGACCGCTCTCCGCCGACCCGGCGCAGTGGTACGGCGCGGTCGCGAAGTACAGCGGCGCGACGGATCAGCAGTCTGCCAAGGCATTCGCGGACCAGGTGTACGACGTGCTCGCCGACGGCGCGACCCGTACGACGGACGATGGTCAGCGCGTCACGCTCGCCGCGACGCGGGTGACGCCGGACAGAAGCGGGCTGGGCAAGCTGGGCTTGCGCACGACTACCGGCGCGGAGGCCGAGTGTCCGAAGAGCCTCGCGTGTGAGTGGATGCCGGCTCCGTTCGGACAGTTCGGCGACCCGGTCGACTACGGCAACCACGACAAGAGCAACCGGCCCGAGACCGCGGCGATCAAGTACATCGTCATCCACGACACGGAGATCACGTACGCCTCGACCGTCAACGGGGTCGTGAACATCGCCAACAACGCCTCGTGGCACTACTCGGTGCGCGCGCAGGACGGTCACATCGCACAGCACATCAAGGCCAAGGACGTCGGCTGGCACGCCGGCAACTGGTACATCAACGGTCGCTCGATCGGCATCGAGCACGAGGGTTACGCGGCGCGCGGCACCTGGTACACCGAGGCGATGTACCGCAAGTCCGCGCAGCTGGTGCGGTATCTCGCGAAGCGGTACGACATCCCGCTCGACCGCGAGCACATCATCGGCCACGACAACGTGATCGGGCCGTTGAACGCGAACCTGCCGCTCACCCACTGGGATCCGGGTCCGTACTGGGACTGGGCGCGCTACTTCACGCTGATGGGTGCGCCGTTCCATCGGATCGCGCGGTCCTCGAACGGCGGCATGGTGACGATCAACCCGGACTTCGACAAGAACCGTCCGGCATACACCAACTGTGAGGACAACCCCGGCCCGCCGAGCGAGGGTGGCGTCAACATTCCCTGTGGTGACTGGGGATCGTCCGCGCTGTGGCTGCGTACGGAGCCGCGCGAGGACGCCCCACTGCTGAAGGACATCGGCCGCAACCCGCCCGACGGCACCAGCACGACGAAGGTCAGCGACCACGGCAGTCGGGTCTCCGCCGGAACGAGGTTCGCGATCGCCGACCGTAGTGGTGACTGGGTCGCGGTCTGGTACCTCGGCCAGAAGGGTTGGCTGAAGAACCCGCGCAAGGCGCCGACCGTGGAGTGGGCATCCGGGTTCGTCGTCACGCCGAAGGCGGGCAAGGAGTCCGTTCCTCTCTACGGGCGGCCGTACCCGGAGGCGGCGGCGTACCCGCCGGGCGTTCCGGTGCAGTCGGTGACTCCATTGATGTACAACCTGCCTGCTGGGCAGCGTTATCCGTACGCCTTCACCGTTCCGAGTGAGTACTTCTGGTCCGAGTTCGACACGAGCAAGAACGTGTACGTCCGCGGGAAGGACACGTACTACCAGCTCCAGTGGGGACACCGGATCGCTTACGTGAAGTCGACCGACGTGGATGTGGTGCCGTCAGGCCCGCGCTGGTAGCGACATAGCGAGGGGCAGCCATGCCGTCAAGGAGCATTTGACAAACGCACCGTTGTCAAACAACCCTTGACGCATGGCTGCCAAGAACATCGACCTGGATCAGATCATCGACGTCGTCGCCGAGGCGAACCCAGGCTCGGCGTTGGACCGCGTCAGTGGTGCCCGCGCGATGGCGGCTCGGCTCGAGACGCTGTCGCAGCACGTCATCGCGCAGTTCGTC is part of the Tenggerimyces flavus genome and encodes:
- a CDS encoding class I SAM-dependent methyltransferase, which codes for MAYTALDSDPDPALVRQLTFVPFRNDGLCCAIPTSTSVTLPTGAVLRGEHWILDSSLRIPLETAAFRMQRVVPIGSAPLDDGLHVYAWLEGAAPYRGERPHAAIDPVVLTAEDLAAKLADPLLSRVVLDAARSYRNEDDAAYYANNLRLLEPAYLREPTAEGGSGMAGSPEKWRAHREHIVDGIDRDGTLLDIGCANGLLMETIQTWAGERGIAIEPYGVDLAEGLVELARKRYPAWADRIEVGNAIDYVPSNGRRFTFVHTLVDCVPEHRRMDLIRHVVDDLLEPGGRLLVSQYGALAGVDRTARERLEDAGYAVAGESQATAWSDPD
- a CDS encoding N-acetylmuramoyl-L-alanine amidase, with protein sequence MIRTRRFLAIGASAALIAAAFASAVPASATGPDPKTRQEQYAKAAEQYGVPQDVLLAVSYLESRWDTNAGNPSTSAGFGPMHLTDYTAAGVGGDHHGEGIEDPRGDARRPLVATKANVKTEHEPLAKETLDQAAELTGRTVQDLRSKPAANIAGGAALLADFQQQLGRPLSADPAQWYGAVAKYSGATDQQSAKAFADQVYDVLADGATRTTDDGQRVTLAATRVTPDRSGLGKLGLRTTTGAEAECPKSLACEWMPAPFGQFGDPVDYGNHDKSNRPETAAIKYIVIHDTEITYASTVNGVVNIANNASWHYSVRAQDGHIAQHIKAKDVGWHAGNWYINGRSIGIEHEGYAARGTWYTEAMYRKSAQLVRYLAKRYDIPLDREHIIGHDNVIGPLNANLPLTHWDPGPYWDWARYFTLMGAPFHRIARSSNGGMVTINPDFDKNRPAYTNCEDNPGPPSEGGVNIPCGDWGSSALWLRTEPREDAPLLKDIGRNPPDGTSTTKVSDHGSRVSAGTRFAIADRSGDWVAVWYLGQKGWLKNPRKAPTVEWASGFVVTPKAGKESVPLYGRPYPEAAAYPPGVPVQSVTPLMYNLPAGQRYPYAFTVPSEYFWSEFDTSKNVYVRGKDTYYQLQWGHRIAYVKSTDVDVVPSGPRW